Proteins from a genomic interval of Diaminobutyricimonas aerilata:
- a CDS encoding ABC transporter ATP-binding protein → MTASADDEPDILCSELVRIFVAKGIEVQALQGLGLRVDRGELVALVGASGSGKSTLLTILAGLDTPTAGAARVAGHDLIAMRGAERLRYRRESVGFIWQQTARNLLPYLSAEENIAFAHTVAGVVPRRRRAEVADGLLDLLRLGDLRARRPHELSGGQQQRVAIAVALANSPRVLLADEPTGELDEATSADVLATMEEVNRERGVTTLIVTHDPAVADHVDRTVRIRDGRTSTEVLRRTETDHTGQEVRVAEEFAVLDAVGRMQLPAEFTRTLGLRERVRLSLEPDHVAVRPGQRSANADVPVEGSDG, encoded by the coding sequence ATGACCGCCTCCGCCGACGATGAGCCGGACATCCTGTGCTCCGAACTCGTGCGCATCTTCGTGGCCAAAGGCATCGAGGTGCAGGCCCTGCAAGGCCTCGGGCTGCGCGTCGATCGCGGGGAGCTGGTCGCCCTCGTCGGCGCCTCGGGCTCCGGCAAGTCGACGCTGCTCACGATCCTCGCCGGACTGGACACCCCCACCGCCGGCGCCGCGCGCGTCGCCGGTCACGACCTCATCGCCATGCGCGGAGCCGAGCGATTGCGGTATCGCCGCGAGAGCGTCGGGTTCATCTGGCAGCAGACCGCCCGCAACCTGCTGCCGTACCTCTCGGCCGAGGAGAACATCGCCTTCGCCCACACCGTCGCCGGGGTGGTGCCGCGTCGACGCCGTGCCGAGGTGGCGGACGGGCTGCTCGACCTCCTGCGTCTCGGTGATCTGCGGGCACGGCGCCCGCACGAGCTGTCGGGCGGTCAGCAACAGCGCGTCGCGATCGCGGTGGCGCTGGCGAACTCGCCGCGGGTGCTGCTCGCCGATGAACCGACGGGCGAGCTCGACGAGGCGACGAGCGCCGACGTGCTCGCCACGATGGAGGAGGTCAACCGCGAGCGCGGCGTGACGACGCTCATCGTGACCCACGACCCGGCCGTCGCCGATCACGTCGACCGCACCGTCCGCATCCGTGACGGTCGCACCTCGACCGAGGTGCTCCGCCGCACCGAGACCGACCACACCGGTCAGGAGGTGCGCGTCGCCGAGGAGTTCGCCGTGCTCGACGCGGTGGGGCGGATGCAGCTCCCCGCCGAGTTCACGCGGACGCTCGGGCTGCGCGAACGGGTGCGACTCTCGCTCGAGCCCGATCACGTGGCCGTGCGACCGGGGCAACGGTCCGCGAACGCCGATGTGCCGGTCGAGGGGAGCGACGGATGA
- a CDS encoding methyltransferase — protein MNDTTTTTKNGTWVAFGDAGAVGSIHRMEDGYLVRLLGDEQVRPVYPSLEVAKSALVAALPSGSGRPEFREH, from the coding sequence ATGAACGACACGACCACGACTACGAAGAACGGCACCTGGGTGGCCTTCGGCGACGCCGGTGCGGTGGGTTCCATCCACCGTATGGAGGACGGGTACCTCGTCCGCCTGCTCGGCGATGAGCAGGTGAGACCGGTCTACCCGTCGCTCGAGGTGGCGAAGAGCGCGCTCGTCGCGGCCCTGCCCTCCGGGAGCGGCCGCCCGGAGTTCCGCGAACACTGA
- a CDS encoding aldo/keto reductase, with amino-acid sequence MPYNAASDRYDRIEYARVGRSGLRLPQVSLGLWNNFGTDRPLETQRAILRRAFDLGVTHFDLANNYGPEAGAAESNFGRVFADDFRPYRDEIIVSTKAGYYMHEGPYGDWGSRKYLLSSLDASLNRMGLDYVDIFYHHRPDPETPIEETMGALASAVQQGKALYVGVSNYSPEQTRAAAAALAEHKIPLTIHQPRYNMFDRHIENGLFPVLDEVGAGSIVFSPLAQGLLTDRYLNGVPSDSRAAEGRWLTEENIDEQYLDRARALNEIAQGRGQTLAQLAIAWVLRHPQVTSALIGASSVKQLENNVAALENVALSDDEIAAIEPLAVDGTGTR; translated from the coding sequence ATGCCGTACAACGCCGCATCAGACCGTTACGACCGGATCGAGTACGCGAGGGTGGGCCGCAGCGGGCTGCGACTGCCCCAGGTCTCGCTCGGTCTCTGGAACAACTTCGGGACGGACCGTCCCCTCGAGACGCAGCGGGCCATCCTGCGCCGCGCGTTCGACTTGGGCGTGACCCACTTCGACCTCGCAAACAACTACGGTCCCGAGGCCGGAGCCGCCGAATCGAACTTCGGCCGGGTCTTCGCCGACGACTTCCGCCCCTACCGCGACGAGATCATCGTGTCGACGAAGGCGGGCTACTACATGCACGAGGGCCCCTACGGCGACTGGGGCTCCCGCAAGTACCTGCTGTCGTCGCTCGACGCGAGCCTCAACCGCATGGGGCTCGACTACGTCGACATCTTCTACCACCACCGTCCGGACCCGGAGACGCCCATCGAGGAGACGATGGGTGCGCTCGCGAGCGCCGTGCAGCAGGGCAAGGCGCTCTACGTCGGCGTCTCCAACTACTCCCCCGAGCAGACGCGCGCCGCCGCGGCCGCCCTCGCGGAGCACAAGATCCCCCTCACGATCCACCAGCCCCGCTACAACATGTTCGACCGTCACATCGAGAACGGCCTCTTCCCCGTGCTCGACGAGGTGGGCGCGGGCAGCATCGTGTTCTCGCCGCTGGCTCAGGGGCTGCTCACCGACCGCTACCTGAACGGCGTTCCGTCGGACTCCCGCGCCGCCGAAGGGCGCTGGCTCACCGAGGAGAACATCGACGAGCAGTACCTGGACCGGGCCCGGGCGCTCAACGAGATCGCGCAGGGTCGCGGTCAGACGCTCGCCCAGCTCGCCATCGCGTGGGTGCTGCGTCACCCCCAGGTGACGAGCGCCCTCATCGGGGCGAGCAGCGTCAAGCAGCTCGAGAACAACGTGGCCGCGCTCGAGAACGTCGCGCTCAGCGACGACGAGATCGCCGCGATCGAGCCGCTCGCGGTCGACGGCACCGGCACGCGCTGA
- the ettA gene encoding energy-dependent translational throttle protein EttA, whose translation MAEYIYSMVRARKAVGDKVILDDVTMAFLPGAKIGMVGPNGAGKSTILKIMAGLDTPSNGEARLSPGYSVGILMQEPELDESKTVLENVQEGVGEIKAKVDRFNEISAAMAEPDADFDALLAEMGVLQEAIDAADAWDLDSQLEQAMDALRTPPGDEAVGNLSGGEKRRVALTKLLLQKPDLLLLDEPTNHLDAESVLWLEQHLQKYSGAVIAITHDRYFLDNVAEWIAEVDRGRLIGYEGNYSTYLEKKAERLQVQGKKDAKLAKRLASELDWVRSNAKGRQAKSKARLARYEEMAAEAERTRKLDFEEIVIPAGPRLGQVVIDAKKLQKGFGDRQLISDLSFTLPRNGIVGVIGPNGVGKTTLFKTIVGLEPLDGGELKIGETVDISYVDQSRGGIDPNKSLWEVVSEGLDYIQVGKTEIPSRAYVSQFGFKGPDQQKKAGVLSGGERNRLNLALTLKQGGNLLLLDEPTNDLDVETLGSLENALLEFPGCAVVITHDRWFLDRIATHILAYEGTEENPSYWHWFEGNFEAYEQNKIERLGPDAAKPSRSTYRKLTRD comes from the coding sequence ATGGCCGAATACATTTACTCGATGGTCCGCGCCCGCAAGGCGGTCGGCGACAAGGTCATCCTCGACGACGTGACGATGGCGTTCCTGCCCGGCGCGAAGATCGGCATGGTCGGCCCGAACGGTGCCGGTAAGTCGACGATCCTCAAGATCATGGCCGGGCTCGACACCCCGAGCAACGGCGAGGCGCGACTCAGCCCCGGATACTCCGTCGGGATCCTCATGCAGGAGCCGGAGCTCGACGAGAGCAAGACCGTGCTCGAGAACGTGCAGGAGGGCGTCGGCGAGATCAAGGCCAAGGTCGACCGGTTCAACGAGATCTCGGCTGCGATGGCCGAACCCGACGCGGACTTCGACGCCCTGCTCGCCGAGATGGGGGTGCTGCAGGAGGCGATCGACGCCGCCGACGCGTGGGACCTCGACTCGCAGCTCGAACAGGCCATGGACGCGTTGCGCACCCCGCCGGGCGACGAAGCCGTCGGCAACCTCTCGGGCGGTGAGAAGCGCCGCGTGGCGCTGACCAAGCTGTTGCTGCAGAAGCCCGACCTGCTGCTGCTCGACGAGCCCACCAACCACCTCGACGCCGAGAGCGTGTTGTGGCTCGAGCAGCACCTGCAGAAGTACTCCGGCGCCGTCATCGCCATCACGCACGACCGGTACTTCCTCGACAACGTCGCCGAGTGGATCGCCGAGGTCGACCGCGGTCGCCTCATCGGCTACGAGGGCAACTACTCCACGTACCTCGAGAAGAAGGCCGAGCGCCTTCAGGTGCAGGGCAAGAAGGACGCGAAGCTCGCCAAACGGCTCGCGAGCGAACTCGACTGGGTGCGCAGCAACGCGAAGGGCCGCCAGGCGAAGTCGAAGGCCCGGCTCGCCCGCTACGAAGAGATGGCGGCGGAGGCGGAGCGCACCCGCAAGCTCGACTTCGAGGAGATCGTCATCCCGGCCGGCCCGCGCCTCGGGCAGGTCGTCATCGACGCGAAGAAGCTGCAGAAGGGCTTCGGCGACCGTCAGCTGATCTCCGACCTCAGCTTCACCCTCCCGCGCAACGGCATCGTCGGCGTGATCGGACCCAACGGCGTCGGCAAGACCACGCTGTTCAAGACGATCGTCGGGCTCGAGCCGCTCGACGGGGGAGAGCTCAAGATCGGCGAGACGGTCGACATCTCGTACGTCGACCAGAGCCGCGGGGGCATCGACCCCAACAAGAGTCTCTGGGAGGTCGTGTCCGAAGGGCTCGACTACATCCAGGTCGGCAAGACCGAGATCCCGTCGCGCGCCTACGTGAGCCAGTTCGGCTTCAAGGGGCCGGACCAGCAGAAGAAGGCGGGCGTGCTCTCCGGTGGTGAGCGCAACCGACTGAACCTCGCCCTCACCCTCAAGCAGGGCGGCAACCTGCTGCTGCTCGACGAGCCGACCAACGACCTCGACGTCGAGACGCTCGGCAGCCTCGAGAACGCGCTGCTCGAGTTCCCCGGTTGCGCCGTGGTCATCACGCACGACCGGTGGTTCCTCGACCGCATCGCGACGCACATCCTCGCCTACGAGGGCACCGAGGAGAACCCGTCGTACTGGCACTGGTTCGAGGGCAACTTCGAGGCGTACGAGCAGAACAAGATCGAGCGACTCGGGCCCGACGCGGCCAAGCCGAGCCGGTCGACCTACCGCAAGCTCACGCGCGACTGA
- a CDS encoding single-stranded DNA-binding protein, whose product MSDTITLTGVVGTEPNQVVASGSLGITSFRLASTHRYFDRREQKWVDGDTNWYTVSAFRQLGDNVRSSVHKGQRVIVRGRLKVRTWEKNDRSGVTVDIEADAVGHDLNWGAGSWSRTLHAVSASEPPASDAEAWARPGADDESVSVLEPTPF is encoded by the coding sequence ATGTCCGACACCATCACGCTCACCGGCGTCGTGGGCACCGAGCCGAATCAGGTGGTCGCGAGCGGGAGTCTGGGCATCACGAGCTTCCGGCTCGCCTCGACCCACCGCTACTTCGACCGGCGCGAGCAGAAATGGGTCGACGGCGACACGAACTGGTACACCGTGAGCGCGTTCCGCCAACTCGGCGACAACGTGCGCTCCTCCGTGCACAAGGGGCAGCGCGTCATCGTGCGGGGCCGGCTCAAGGTGCGCACGTGGGAGAAGAACGACCGCAGCGGCGTCACCGTCGACATCGAGGCGGATGCGGTCGGTCACGATCTCAACTGGGGCGCCGGTTCGTGGTCGCGCACGCTTCACGCGGTGTCGGCCAGCGAGCCGCCGGCATCCGACGCGGAGGCGTGGGCGCGGCCGGGAGCGGACGACGAGAGCGTGTCCGTGCTCGAGCCGACGCCGTTCTGA
- a CDS encoding ABC transporter ATP-binding protein, producing MSEPVLRAIGVRRVYGDGTAAVTALDGVDLDLHPGEFVVLRGRSGAGKSTLLAILSGLDAPTAGRVELNGRPVADADAVRRGRVASVFQSFALIPVLSASENVEVPLRVRRVRPDERRRRVAEALAAVGLAGHALQRPAELSGGQQQRVGIARAIVGRPSVLLADEPTGQLDSETGRSVVDLLVRLVHERSMSALVATHDPSVAERADRVVEIRDGRLVHHR from the coding sequence ATGAGCGAGCCGGTGCTGCGGGCGATCGGAGTGCGGCGCGTCTACGGCGACGGCACGGCCGCCGTGACGGCGCTCGACGGCGTCGACCTCGACCTGCACCCCGGTGAGTTCGTCGTGCTGCGGGGGCGATCCGGGGCGGGCAAGTCGACTCTGCTCGCGATCCTGAGCGGGCTCGACGCGCCGACCGCGGGTCGCGTGGAGCTCAACGGCCGCCCGGTCGCCGACGCCGATGCGGTGCGGCGTGGGCGCGTCGCCTCGGTGTTCCAGAGCTTCGCGCTCATCCCGGTGCTGAGCGCGTCCGAGAACGTCGAGGTGCCGTTGCGGGTGCGGCGCGTGAGACCCGACGAGCGGCGTCGGCGGGTGGCGGAGGCGCTCGCGGCGGTCGGTCTCGCCGGGCACGCCCTGCAGCGGCCGGCGGAACTCTCGGGAGGCCAGCAGCAGCGGGTGGGCATCGCCCGGGCGATCGTCGGCCGGCCCTCGGTGCTGCTGGCCGACGAGCCGACCGGTCAGCTCGACAGCGAGACCGGGCGCAGCGTCGTCGACCTGCTCGTGCGTCTCGTGCACGAGCGTTCGATGAGCGCCCTCGTCGCGACCCACGACCCGTCGGTCGCCGAACGGGCCGACCGGGTGGTGGAGATCCGCGATGGGCGGCTCGTGCATCACCGCTGA
- a CDS encoding FtsX-like permease family protein: MNPTRLGWKASTTTPVVSVLVAAVVALVSLVGAALPGVLAASRDAESSWVLDRVQPLTRDLSARPIPASPVPGEGSGRTAMALPEGAEAWGAALDDLDRYASGLDPALRDVLGVPQAIVHLEDLRLTTERRPVPPIGSLILHLDPRWQERVRIVDGVAPEWGGAPADGVLDIVLTRTIAEPLDWPVGETRTWGVGERSRPLRLAAIAEPLDDDAGSWIRTQNALVPTVEDANNQQVLHGGAFADPALIEQLDRFGVRSTDLWFPLVPDRLETDRIDELLRATLTVPPLRSDFVDAEDNRLTDAELSTGMADGLRAALDRVDGLDAMAGIVAAGPLGLLVVVSTLAARLLAVRRRSTLVLAAARGASPALLAGWLALEGLSIGVVGAVAGCLAGSLLAPGGGPAVLVLPALAALVPAVTLPFAGLDATAASRRRDLDAGVGGRGRVLSEVGVVLVAAFAVVPVLATPPDGEAAPSASALVLPIAIATVGGLAAARVLPPVLTVLAATLRRARGPVALVGPARAIRDPALRVLALGAMVGAVAIAVFAAGLSATVSGGIRDAVRYRVGADARIVAPFVDADAIAAIRALDGVERAAPVYADERREVTFPVGSGRATVYVVDVAEMRAVQSGGSALPWVDRLTRAGEPVPVIASEEFARRAGGETVQIRSHDLDIVGVAPSDGPLGPGRLWVAVDRSVAEQIVRTPFSPAVVLVKLDAGASAGDLAAPVRRLLGDAAGVTGVEEAVVDRATEPVVGTLVGVAAAASSLAAALLAVTVALSLILAGRARARDFTLLGALGVRRRQQWGLVLWEIVPAAVVCAPFGVAAGMTLAALVARARDLRVFTGGTVAPPVEVDPWLVLVLLGGFGLVVALATTIALATARRTDVAGTLRSIDPEG, encoded by the coding sequence ATGAACCCCACCCGGCTCGGCTGGAAGGCGTCGACGACGACGCCCGTCGTCTCGGTGCTCGTCGCCGCTGTGGTGGCTCTCGTGTCGCTCGTCGGTGCCGCCCTGCCCGGGGTACTGGCCGCGTCGCGCGATGCCGAATCGTCGTGGGTGCTCGACCGCGTGCAGCCGCTGACCCGCGACCTCTCCGCACGGCCGATCCCCGCGTCCCCGGTGCCCGGCGAAGGGTCGGGGCGCACCGCGATGGCGCTGCCCGAGGGCGCCGAGGCGTGGGGTGCGGCCCTGGACGACCTCGACCGGTACGCGTCGGGACTCGACCCCGCGTTGCGTGACGTGCTCGGGGTGCCGCAGGCGATCGTGCACCTCGAGGATCTCCGGCTCACGACGGAACGCCGGCCGGTGCCGCCGATCGGATCGCTCATCCTGCATCTCGACCCGCGCTGGCAGGAGCGGGTGCGCATCGTCGACGGGGTGGCGCCGGAGTGGGGCGGCGCTCCCGCCGACGGCGTTCTCGACATCGTGCTCACCCGCACGATCGCCGAACCCCTCGACTGGCCGGTGGGGGAGACGCGCACCTGGGGGGTGGGGGAACGCAGCCGCCCGTTGCGTCTCGCGGCCATCGCCGAACCGCTCGACGACGACGCCGGATCGTGGATCCGCACGCAGAACGCGCTCGTGCCGACCGTGGAGGACGCGAACAACCAACAGGTCCTGCACGGCGGTGCGTTCGCCGATCCTGCGCTGATCGAGCAGCTCGACCGATTCGGCGTGCGCAGCACGGACCTGTGGTTCCCCCTCGTGCCCGACCGGCTGGAGACCGACCGGATCGACGAGCTCTTGCGCGCCACCCTCACGGTTCCCCCGCTGCGGTCGGACTTCGTCGATGCCGAGGACAACCGCCTCACCGACGCGGAGCTGTCCACGGGGATGGCCGACGGGTTGCGAGCGGCGCTCGACCGGGTCGACGGCCTCGATGCGATGGCGGGCATCGTGGCCGCCGGGCCCCTCGGACTGCTCGTCGTCGTGTCGACGCTCGCGGCGCGTCTGCTCGCGGTGCGCCGTCGGTCGACACTCGTGCTCGCCGCGGCCCGCGGCGCCTCGCCGGCACTCCTCGCCGGCTGGCTCGCTCTCGAGGGTCTGTCGATCGGGGTGGTCGGAGCGGTCGCCGGCTGCCTCGCCGGATCGCTCCTCGCGCCCGGCGGCGGACCCGCCGTGCTCGTGCTCCCCGCACTCGCCGCACTCGTGCCGGCGGTGACCCTCCCGTTCGCCGGCCTCGACGCGACGGCCGCCTCTCGTCGTCGCGACCTCGACGCCGGAGTGGGCGGTCGAGGGCGGGTGCTGTCGGAAGTCGGCGTCGTGCTCGTCGCCGCGTTCGCGGTGGTGCCCGTGCTGGCCACTCCGCCGGACGGGGAGGCCGCGCCGTCCGCGAGCGCCCTCGTGCTGCCGATCGCGATCGCCACCGTGGGTGGACTCGCCGCGGCCCGGGTGCTTCCCCCCGTGTTGACGGTGCTCGCCGCGACCCTCCGACGCGCGCGCGGCCCGGTCGCGCTCGTGGGACCGGCACGTGCCATCCGCGACCCCGCGCTGCGGGTGCTCGCCCTCGGCGCCATGGTGGGCGCCGTCGCGATCGCCGTGTTCGCGGCCGGCCTGTCGGCGACCGTCTCGGGCGGCATCCGCGACGCCGTGCGGTACCGCGTGGGAGCCGATGCCCGGATCGTCGCTCCGTTCGTCGATGCGGACGCGATCGCGGCGATCCGTGCACTGGACGGGGTGGAACGAGCTGCGCCGGTGTACGCCGATGAACGGCGCGAGGTGACCTTCCCGGTGGGCAGCGGCCGCGCCACCGTCTACGTCGTCGATGTGGCGGAGATGCGGGCCGTGCAGTCCGGCGGTTCCGCCCTGCCGTGGGTCGACCGCCTCACGCGGGCCGGGGAGCCCGTCCCGGTGATCGCGTCCGAGGAGTTCGCGCGGCGTGCCGGCGGCGAGACGGTGCAGATCCGTTCCCATGATCTCGACATCGTCGGCGTGGCCCCGAGCGACGGGCCGCTCGGTCCGGGGCGATTGTGGGTCGCCGTCGACCGCTCGGTCGCCGAGCAGATCGTGCGCACCCCGTTCTCGCCGGCGGTCGTGCTCGTGAAGCTCGATGCGGGGGCTTCGGCGGGCGACCTCGCGGCGCCCGTCCGCCGGCTCCTCGGCGACGCCGCCGGCGTGACGGGGGTCGAGGAGGCGGTCGTGGATCGCGCCACCGAACCGGTCGTCGGCACGCTCGTCGGGGTGGCGGCGGCGGCGTCCTCGCTCGCGGCGGCGTTGCTCGCGGTGACGGTGGCGCTCTCGCTCATCCTCGCGGGCCGCGCACGGGCCCGGGATTTCACCCTGCTGGGAGCGCTCGGGGTGCGGCGCCGACAGCAGTGGGGCCTCGTGCTGTGGGAGATCGTGCCCGCCGCGGTGGTCTGCGCACCGTTCGGCGTCGCGGCCGGCATGACCCTCGCGGCGCTCGTCGCACGCGCGAGAGACCTCCGCGTCTTCACCGGAGGCACCGTGGCGCCTCCCGTCGAGGTCGACCCGTGGCTCGTGCTCGTGCTGCTCGGCGGCTTCGGTCTCGTCGTCGCGCTCGCGACGACGATCGCGCTCGCGACCGCGCGTCGCACCGACGTCGCCGGCACCCTGCGTTCGATCGATCCGGAAGGATGA
- a CDS encoding NUDIX domain-containing protein yields MVLSAGLLLYRGDPPHLEVLIAHMGGPFWRHKDAGAWSIPKGEVEPGEDPLDAARREFTEELGVPAPDGDPVPLGEVRQSNGKTVIAWAVRADLDPASIRPGTFELELPRGSGRTITVPEIDRVGWFEPAVAVTRLVRAQGAFVERLVERLSD; encoded by the coding sequence ATGGTGCTGAGCGCCGGACTGCTGCTGTATCGCGGTGATCCGCCGCACCTCGAGGTGCTCATCGCGCACATGGGCGGTCCGTTCTGGCGTCACAAGGACGCCGGGGCGTGGTCGATCCCGAAGGGCGAGGTAGAGCCCGGTGAGGATCCGCTCGACGCGGCCCGCCGCGAGTTCACCGAGGAGCTCGGCGTGCCCGCGCCGGACGGCGACCCCGTGCCCCTCGGCGAGGTGCGTCAGTCGAACGGCAAGACGGTGATCGCGTGGGCGGTGCGCGCCGATCTCGACCCCGCGTCGATCCGACCGGGGACCTTCGAGCTCGAGCTGCCGCGCGGGTCCGGACGCACGATCACCGTCCCGGAGATCGACCGGGTCGGCTGGTTCGAGCCCGCCGTCGCGGTGACGCGGCTCGTGCGAGCACAGGGCGCCTTCGTCGAGCGTCTCGTCGAGCGTCTCTCCGACTGA
- a CDS encoding acyl-CoA thioesterase, whose product MTRLHVPIRLRWSDLDAYGHVNNAEMLRLLEEARIQAFWETDEVSAEHAIGGSTAVLDGRPGADTLTLIARQEIEYLAPVPYLRQPLDVQMWLGRLGGASLEVCYEVFSPVGAEPRTAYARAATTIVLVDAASERPRRINDRERAAWTPFLDDPIVFTKR is encoded by the coding sequence ATGACGCGACTGCACGTCCCCATCCGTCTGCGCTGGAGCGACCTCGACGCCTACGGGCACGTCAACAACGCCGAGATGCTGCGTCTGCTCGAAGAGGCCCGCATCCAGGCGTTCTGGGAGACCGACGAGGTGAGCGCGGAACACGCGATCGGCGGGTCCACCGCCGTGCTCGACGGCCGGCCGGGCGCCGACACGTTGACCCTCATCGCCCGCCAGGAGATCGAGTACCTCGCGCCCGTGCCGTACCTGCGTCAGCCGCTCGACGTGCAGATGTGGCTCGGACGTCTCGGCGGCGCGAGCCTCGAGGTCTGCTACGAGGTCTTTTCGCCGGTCGGCGCTGAACCGCGCACGGCCTACGCCCGCGCGGCCACGACGATCGTGCTCGTCGACGCCGCGAGCGAGCGGCCGCGGCGGATCAACGACCGGGAACGCGCGGCGTGGACGCCGTTCCTCGACGACCCGATCGTCTTCACCAAGCGGTGA
- a CDS encoding DUF6993 domain-containing protein: MKRPLEAPARRPALIGTVVLALGALLAIAGCTGGPAPAPEPSSSSPSPSGTPAPDPVFDPVGGAEQNLDYFDFVNERLLGQNGDPDGRTLIENLVTAGFDKAAMEVTPDRTAVDLDADNVQFAVRFADGCLVGQVGNTGYVSAVAPILGTGKCLVGATRPIDW; encoded by the coding sequence GTGAAGCGACCCCTCGAGGCCCCCGCGCGTCGACCGGCCCTCATCGGCACCGTGGTGCTCGCGCTCGGCGCCCTGCTCGCGATCGCGGGCTGCACGGGCGGTCCGGCGCCGGCGCCGGAACCGAGCAGCAGTTCTCCATCGCCGAGCGGAACGCCCGCCCCCGATCCGGTCTTCGACCCGGTCGGCGGCGCTGAGCAGAACCTCGACTACTTCGACTTCGTCAACGAGCGCCTGCTCGGTCAGAACGGCGACCCCGACGGGCGCACGCTGATCGAGAACCTCGTCACGGCCGGATTCGACAAGGCCGCGATGGAGGTCACTCCCGATCGCACGGCCGTCGACCTCGATGCCGACAATGTGCAGTTCGCCGTGCGTTTCGCGGACGGGTGCCTTGTCGGGCAGGTCGGCAACACGGGCTACGTGAGCGCGGTCGCGCCGATCCTCGGCACCGGCAAGTGCCTCGTCGGCGCCACCCGGCCCATCGACTGGTAG
- a CDS encoding DUF2231 domain-containing protein, whose translation MEINGLPLHPLVVHATVIFVPLAALLVSVSAVWPAARRRLGFLTPLTALVALVLVPITVAAGQWLIARVPQAPLIGEHASIGRNLLPWSIAVFVIAVALWVRDLLERRRQRGTEPGAERPNSRELRRRPAGTAITVALAALALVASAGSVVQVYLIGESGSRAVWEGGVADEPLEG comes from the coding sequence ATGGAGATCAACGGCCTGCCCCTGCACCCGCTCGTCGTCCACGCGACGGTCATCTTCGTGCCCCTCGCCGCCCTGCTCGTCTCGGTGTCGGCGGTGTGGCCCGCCGCCCGTCGGCGCCTCGGCTTCCTCACCCCGTTGACGGCGCTGGTCGCCCTCGTGCTCGTGCCCATCACGGTCGCCGCAGGACAGTGGCTCATCGCCCGGGTGCCGCAGGCGCCGCTCATCGGCGAGCACGCGAGCATCGGCCGCAACCTGCTGCCGTGGTCGATCGCCGTGTTCGTGATCGCCGTCGCCCTCTGGGTGCGCGACCTGCTCGAACGCCGCCGGCAGCGCGGCACCGAGCCCGGTGCGGAGAGGCCAAACTCCCGGGAGCTGCGCCGCCGTCCGGCCGGAACCGCGATCACGGTCGCGCTCGCCGCGCTCGCGCTCGTGGCCTCCGCAGGCTCGGTCGTGCAGGTCTATCTGATCGGCGAGTCCGGCTCCCGCGCCGTCTGGGAGGGCGGGGTCGCCGACGAGCCGCTCGAAGGCTGA
- the msrA gene encoding peptide-methionine (S)-S-oxide reductase MsrA: MQTFVVAGGCFWCLDAVYRTLKGVSDVVSGYTGGATANPSYEAVCTGATGHAEAVAVTFDETVIPVETILDVFFTLHDPRQLNRQGADVGTQYRSAMFYADEQQKALFEAARDRASEVWDGGIVTQIEPLGEFYRAEEYHQDFFAKNPNQGYCLAVALPKVNKVRKSYAQYVLAS, translated from the coding sequence ATGCAGACGTTCGTTGTCGCCGGTGGTTGTTTCTGGTGTCTGGATGCGGTGTACCGCACGCTCAAGGGCGTGTCGGATGTCGTGTCGGGCTACACGGGAGGCGCCACGGCGAACCCCAGTTACGAGGCGGTGTGCACCGGTGCGACCGGTCACGCCGAGGCCGTCGCGGTCACCTTCGACGAGACGGTGATCCCCGTCGAGACGATCCTCGACGTGTTCTTCACCCTCCACGACCCGCGGCAGCTCAACCGCCAGGGGGCCGATGTCGGCACCCAGTACCGCTCGGCGATGTTCTACGCGGACGAGCAGCAGAAGGCGCTGTTCGAGGCCGCGCGCGACCGTGCGTCCGAGGTGTGGGACGGCGGGATCGTCACGCAGATCGAGCCGCTCGGCGAGTTCTACCGTGCCGAGGAGTACCACCAGGACTTCTTCGCGAAGAACCCGAACCAGGGCTACTGCCTCGCGGTCGCGCTGCCCAAGGTGAACAAGGTGCGCAAGTCGTACGCGCAGTACGTGCTCGCCTCCTGA